A part of Aegilops tauschii subsp. strangulata cultivar AL8/78 chromosome 2, Aet v6.0, whole genome shotgun sequence genomic DNA contains:
- the LOC109764279 gene encoding DNA-directed RNA polymerases II, IV and V subunit 12: MDPQQPEPVSYLCGDCGAENTLKTGDVIQCRECGYRILYKKRTRRIVQYEAR; encoded by the exons ATGGATCCGCAACAGCCGGAGCCTGTCAGCTATCTGTGCGGAG ATTGCGGAGCTGAGAACACACTCAAGACAGGGGATGTGATCCAGTGCCGTGAATGTGGTTACCGCATCCTGTACAAGAAGCGCACCCGTCGGA TTGTTCAATATGAAGCTCGCTGA